The Ralstonia wenshanensis genome includes a region encoding these proteins:
- a CDS encoding branched-chain amino acid ABC transporter substrate-binding protein has protein sequence MKAFRLALCAAAAVGTFAGAFCPGTVHAETVKIAWIDPLSGLMGALGQNQLRSWQYAADLANQQNWSGNGTKFEVVGFDNKVSPQESLTILKQITDQGIRYVAQGDGSSVGMALQDAIAKYNDRNPGKEIIYLNYAAVDPDMTNSKCNYWHFRLDANSDMKMEALTSYLAKDQNIKKVYLLNQNYSFGHQVARAAKEYLKRKRPDIQVVGEDLHPLAQVKDFSPYVAKIRASGADTVITGNWGSDLALLIRASKDAGLTTNFYTYYAGTTGVPTAMGASGADRVKVISYFAPNDGNAKTSAVLDGFKKKYNDDFFNADVYTGIAFLAKAIKTSGSAEPAKVAKVMEGMTVDGLNGPIEMRKTDHQAQQTLYVTTWVKADGKKIKYDQENTGYGWRTDVTLEPHLAAQPTSCQMKRPAS, from the coding sequence ATGAAGGCATTCCGACTCGCGCTGTGCGCGGCGGCAGCAGTTGGCACATTCGCAGGCGCATTTTGCCCGGGCACCGTCCACGCCGAGACCGTCAAGATCGCGTGGATCGATCCGCTGTCGGGGCTGATGGGCGCGCTGGGCCAGAACCAGCTGCGCAGCTGGCAATACGCGGCTGATCTGGCCAACCAGCAGAACTGGAGCGGCAACGGCACCAAATTTGAAGTCGTCGGCTTTGACAACAAGGTGTCGCCGCAAGAGAGCCTGACGATCCTCAAGCAGATCACCGACCAGGGCATCCGTTACGTTGCCCAGGGCGACGGCTCCAGCGTGGGCATGGCACTGCAGGACGCCATCGCCAAGTACAACGATCGCAATCCGGGCAAGGAGATCATCTATCTCAACTACGCGGCGGTCGATCCGGACATGACCAACAGCAAGTGCAACTACTGGCACTTCCGCCTGGACGCCAACTCCGACATGAAGATGGAGGCCCTGACGAGCTATCTCGCCAAGGACCAGAACATCAAGAAGGTCTACCTGCTGAACCAGAACTACTCGTTCGGCCACCAGGTGGCGCGTGCGGCCAAGGAATATCTCAAGCGCAAGCGTCCGGACATCCAGGTGGTGGGTGAAGATCTGCACCCGCTTGCGCAGGTGAAGGACTTCTCGCCGTATGTCGCGAAGATTCGTGCGTCCGGCGCCGATACCGTCATCACCGGCAACTGGGGGAGCGATCTGGCGCTGCTGATCCGCGCATCGAAGGATGCGGGCCTGACCACCAATTTCTATACGTACTACGCCGGCACAACCGGTGTGCCCACGGCGATGGGCGCCTCAGGCGCAGATCGCGTGAAGGTCATCAGCTACTTCGCGCCGAACGATGGCAACGCCAAGACGAGCGCCGTGCTCGACGGCTTCAAGAAGAAGTACAACGACGACTTCTTTAATGCCGATGTCTACACCGGTATCGCCTTCCTGGCCAAGGCCATCAAGACCAGCGGTTCGGCCGAGCCGGCCAAGGTGGCGAAGGTCATGGAAGGCATGACGGTCGATGGTCTCAATGGCCCGATCGAAATGCGCAAGACCGACCACCAGGCGCAGCAGACGCTGTACGTGACCACCTGGGTGAAGGCCGACGGCAAGAAGATCAAGTACGACCAGGAAAACACCGGCTACGGCTGGCGTACCGACGTCACGCTGGAACCGCACCTTGCGGCCCAGCCGACGTCGTGCCAGATGAAGCGTCCGGCGTCGTAA
- a CDS encoding glycine zipper 2TM domain-containing protein: MRATNKSDRAGRAARWVTAATLAAVAAGLTGCVTAPAYPGYGAGYGAGYAAGSNAYGNSVGPATYSSGYTSGYDNTYNNGYGTNAPQPYPQQPAPTYSQPQPAYSQPNYSPYPSNGDPSYQAPADNRYGVVEYVEAVPVRGQSSGVGAVLGGVVGGLLGHQVGGGRGNTVATIGGAVAGAMAGNAVEGNTVVGQTYRVTMRLNDNSRVTLTQNNPNGLRVGDRARIENNMAVPY, from the coding sequence ATGCGAGCAACGAACAAGTCGGACCGTGCAGGGCGCGCAGCGCGTTGGGTGACAGCAGCCACATTGGCTGCCGTGGCAGCCGGGCTGACAGGCTGCGTGACAGCACCTGCGTACCCCGGTTATGGAGCGGGCTATGGGGCGGGTTATGCCGCGGGCAGTAATGCTTATGGCAACAGCGTCGGCCCGGCCACTTACAGCAGCGGCTATACCAGCGGGTACGACAACACGTACAACAATGGCTACGGTACGAACGCGCCGCAGCCGTATCCACAGCAGCCGGCGCCGACCTATTCGCAGCCACAGCCGGCTTACTCGCAGCCGAACTATTCGCCGTATCCGAGCAACGGCGATCCGTCTTACCAAGCACCGGCGGATAACCGCTACGGCGTTGTCGAATACGTCGAAGCGGTGCCCGTGCGCGGCCAGTCGAGCGGCGTCGGCGCCGTGCTCGGCGGCGTAGTGGGCGGCTTGCTTGGCCACCAGGTTGGCGGCGGGCGCGGCAACACCGTGGCTACCATCGGCGGCGCGGTGGCGGGTGCCATGGCGGGCAACGCCGTGGAAGGCAACACGGTGGTGGGCCAGACCTACCGCGTGACCATGCGGCTGAACGACAATTCGCGCGTGACGCTCACGCAGAACAACCCGAACGGCCTGCGCGTGGGTGATCGCGCCCGCATCGAAAACAACATGGCAGTGCCGTACTAG
- a CDS encoding methyl-accepting chemotaxis protein, producing MLNRLSIRFRLNAALTLLALLLTITGTIGVIGMRASDANINEIYSNQLASASLMGKAQLNAAIVRTTLDRAVFHPDAADVPAIIEKANAYRAKSEGAWKQYKALPMTAEEARLAADVEAKRAALFRDGIEPLMGALRGHDAATADKVVMTVIPPQFVALSAAVDVLDRSQAEQAKTAYEGAVARSHAFLMLIVGAIVVGIAAALGCAFGLHRAISVPLSKMLGHFSAISQGNLTERITVSSKDEMGALTQGLVDMQHGLIRTIVTMRGGSESIASATKQIAAGNMDLSQRTEEQASSLEETASSMEELTSIVRQNADNARQASQLAGNASDIAVKGGEVVGRVIETMSGINDSSKKIADIIGVIEGIAFQTNILALNAAVEAARAGEQGRGFAVVAGEVRSLAQRSATAAKEIKELISDSVGRVENGSTLVTEAGAVIDEVVVAVKRVTDIMGEISSASDEQSAGIEQVNQAVTQMDEVTQQNAALVEEAAAAAQSLEEQAGVLREAVASFRLPAAGVHAEPVLVPVVAKAAPAASAASNTSAVPSPVAKPAARKPAVATVRSASKRAAARVKPAAVPAQSVKVAPAMAADPKPGKLALAAASNDADDWEQF from the coding sequence ATGCTCAATCGACTTTCCATCCGTTTCCGTCTCAACGCAGCGCTGACGCTGCTCGCCTTGCTGCTCACGATTACGGGCACGATTGGCGTGATCGGGATGCGCGCCTCCGACGCAAATATCAACGAGATCTACTCCAATCAGCTCGCTTCGGCATCGCTGATGGGCAAGGCGCAGCTGAATGCCGCGATCGTGCGTACGACGCTTGATCGGGCGGTCTTCCATCCGGATGCGGCCGACGTGCCGGCCATCATCGAGAAGGCCAACGCTTACCGCGCCAAGTCGGAAGGCGCGTGGAAGCAATACAAGGCGCTCCCCATGACCGCGGAGGAAGCCCGCCTGGCCGCGGACGTTGAAGCCAAACGCGCCGCGTTGTTCCGCGACGGCATCGAGCCCCTGATGGGCGCTCTGCGCGGGCACGATGCCGCTACTGCAGACAAGGTGGTCATGACCGTCATCCCGCCGCAGTTTGTGGCGCTGTCTGCGGCCGTTGACGTGCTGGATCGCAGCCAGGCTGAGCAGGCCAAGACAGCCTACGAAGGCGCGGTCGCCCGCTCGCACGCATTCCTGATGCTGATCGTCGGCGCCATCGTGGTGGGTATTGCCGCAGCGCTGGGCTGCGCATTCGGCCTGCACCGTGCGATCTCGGTGCCGCTCTCAAAGATGCTGGGCCACTTCAGCGCGATCTCGCAGGGCAACCTGACCGAGCGCATCACCGTCAGCAGCAAGGACGAAATGGGTGCGCTCACGCAAGGTCTCGTCGACATGCAACATGGCCTGATCCGCACCATCGTGACGATGCGCGGCGGCAGCGAATCCATCGCCAGCGCCACCAAGCAGATTGCGGCCGGCAACATGGACCTGTCTCAGCGCACGGAAGAGCAGGCTTCGTCGCTGGAAGAGACGGCGTCGAGCATGGAAGAACTGACGAGCATCGTGCGTCAGAACGCCGACAACGCTCGCCAGGCCAGCCAGCTTGCGGGCAACGCATCGGACATCGCCGTCAAGGGCGGTGAGGTGGTAGGCCGCGTGATCGAGACGATGTCGGGCATCAACGACAGCAGCAAGAAGATCGCAGACATCATCGGCGTGATCGAAGGCATCGCGTTCCAGACGAACATTCTGGCGTTGAATGCGGCGGTGGAAGCCGCGCGCGCGGGTGAGCAGGGCCGTGGGTTTGCGGTGGTGGCGGGCGAGGTGCGCAGCCTGGCGCAGCGCTCGGCCACGGCAGCCAAGGAGATCAAGGAGTTGATCAGCGATTCAGTAGGCCGTGTCGAGAACGGCTCGACGCTGGTGACCGAAGCCGGGGCGGTGATTGACGAAGTGGTGGTGGCAGTCAAGCGCGTGACCGACATCATGGGCGAGATCAGCTCTGCATCGGACGAGCAAAGCGCCGGTATCGAGCAAGTCAACCAGGCCGTCACGCAGATGGACGAGGTGACCCAGCAGAACGCCGCGCTGGTAGAAGAGGCTGCTGCTGCTGCGCAATCACTGGAAGAGCAGGCTGGCGTGCTGCGCGAGGCGGTGGCATCGTTCCGCCTGCCTGCAGCGGGTGTGCACGCTGAACCCGTGCTGGTGCCCGTGGTTGCAAAGGCGGCGCCTGCCGCGTCGGCTGCGTCGAATACATCGGCCGTGCCCAGCCCGGTCGCTAAACCGGCGGCACGCAAACCTGCCGTGGCGACGGTGCGTTCGGCCAGCAAGCGCGCCGCTGCGCGGGTCAAGCCGGCTGCTGTGCCGGCTCAGAGCGTGAAGGTAGCGCCTGCCATGGCAGCCGACCCCAAGCCTGGCAAGCTTGCCTTGGCTGCGGCCTCCAACGATGCCGACGACTGGGAACAGTTCTGA
- a CDS encoding efflux RND transporter permease subunit gives MFERLLRTVIAQRWLVLMAVLAAAAFGAYSYTRLSIDAVPDITNVQVQINTPAPGYSPLETEQRITYALETAMAGLPKLEQTRSLSRYGLSQVTVIFKEGTDIYFARQLVSERLQAAKEQLPDGISPSMGPVSTGLGEIYLWTVEADANTRKPDGTAYTPADLRELQDWVIRPQIRNVPGVTEVNTIGGFAKEFLVATSPERLASYKLTLADVVAALERNNANIGAGYIERKGEQYLVRAPGQLRDAADIGNVVLASPNGTPVRLRDVATIESGSELRTGAATSNGREVVLGTAFLLMGENSRTVSQAVDKRMQEIRKTLPPGIRVESVYDRTVLVDKAIATVKKNLLEGAILVMAVLFLFLGNLRAAVLTALVIPLSMLMTFSGMVSAKVSANLMSLGALDFGIIVDGAVVIVENCVRRLAHAQEARGRPLTRAERFEEVFEAAREARRPLLYGQLIIMVVYLPIFALSGVEGKMFHPMAITVVLALAAAMILSITFVPAAVALFIGERVAEKENRLMGWARRVYAPLLERVLAAPAVVLTFAAVAVSVSLVAATRLGAEFVPNLNEGDLSIQAMRVPGTGLAQSLDMQMQIERALKAKFPEIERVFARTGTAEVATDVMPPSISDGYIMLKPERDWPAGADGKRRNRDQLLADIRATVEALPGNAYEFSQPIQLRFNELISGVRSDVAVKLFGDDMGVLEAQARIIAAQLGKLAGATEVKIEQTGGLPFLNVDIDRDKAARYGLSIGAIQDTVSAAIGGKDAGTVFQGDRRFGIVVRLPETARSDPAALGRLPLALPNGQGYVPLSDVATLNEITGPNQVSREDGKRRIVVSANVRGRDIASFVEEAQAVLDAQVRLPAGYWMAWGGQFEQLRSATGRLQIVVPLALAMVLTLLFMMFGNLKDGLLVFSGIPFALSGGILALALRGIPLSISAAVGFIALSGVAVLNGLVMLSFIRSLRENGKSVDEAVREGALTRLRPVLMTALVASLGFVPMALATGTGAEVQRPLATVVIGGILSSTALTLLVLPVLYRLAYRREGGREGATAQADSAVPSAAP, from the coding sequence ATGTTTGAACGCCTCTTGCGCACCGTCATCGCCCAGCGCTGGCTGGTGCTGATGGCCGTGCTGGCGGCCGCCGCGTTTGGCGCGTACAGCTATACGCGTCTGTCGATCGACGCGGTGCCCGACATCACCAACGTGCAGGTGCAGATCAACACGCCGGCACCGGGCTATTCGCCGCTGGAAACCGAACAGCGCATCACGTACGCGCTGGAAACCGCCATGGCCGGCTTGCCGAAGCTGGAGCAGACGCGCTCGCTCTCGCGCTACGGCCTGTCGCAGGTGACGGTGATCTTCAAGGAGGGTACCGACATCTACTTCGCGCGCCAGTTGGTGAGCGAACGCCTGCAGGCCGCAAAGGAACAGTTGCCCGATGGTATTTCGCCAAGCATGGGGCCCGTCTCCACGGGCCTGGGCGAAATCTACCTGTGGACCGTGGAGGCCGACGCCAACACGCGCAAGCCCGACGGCACCGCCTACACCCCCGCAGATTTGCGCGAGTTGCAGGACTGGGTGATCCGCCCGCAGATCCGCAACGTGCCGGGCGTGACGGAGGTCAACACCATCGGCGGCTTTGCAAAGGAATTCCTGGTGGCAACGAGCCCGGAACGCCTGGCTTCGTACAAGCTCACACTGGCCGATGTGGTGGCCGCGCTGGAGCGCAACAACGCCAACATCGGCGCCGGCTATATCGAACGCAAGGGCGAGCAATACCTTGTGCGCGCGCCCGGCCAACTGCGCGATGCAGCCGACATCGGCAACGTGGTGCTTGCCAGCCCGAACGGCACGCCGGTGCGCTTGCGTGACGTCGCCACCATCGAAAGCGGCAGCGAGTTGCGCACGGGCGCCGCCACCAGCAATGGGCGCGAGGTGGTGCTCGGCACGGCATTCCTGTTGATGGGTGAGAACAGCCGCACGGTTTCGCAGGCCGTTGACAAGCGCATGCAGGAGATCCGCAAGACGCTGCCGCCGGGCATTCGGGTGGAGTCGGTGTACGACCGCACGGTACTCGTCGACAAGGCCATCGCCACGGTCAAGAAGAACCTGCTGGAAGGCGCCATTTTGGTGATGGCGGTGCTGTTTCTCTTCCTGGGCAACCTGCGTGCAGCCGTGCTGACCGCGCTGGTGATTCCCCTGTCGATGCTGATGACGTTCAGCGGCATGGTGTCGGCCAAGGTGAGCGCCAATCTGATGAGTCTGGGCGCGCTGGACTTCGGCATCATCGTCGACGGTGCCGTGGTGATCGTCGAGAACTGCGTGCGGCGCCTTGCGCATGCGCAGGAGGCACGTGGTCGACCGCTCACGCGCGCCGAGCGTTTCGAAGAGGTGTTTGAAGCCGCCCGCGAGGCACGCCGCCCGTTGCTGTATGGGCAGCTCATCATCATGGTGGTGTACCTGCCGATCTTTGCGCTCTCGGGTGTGGAAGGGAAGATGTTTCACCCGATGGCGATCACGGTGGTGCTGGCGCTGGCTGCGGCCATGATCCTCTCCATCACATTTGTGCCCGCTGCCGTGGCGTTGTTCATTGGCGAACGCGTGGCGGAAAAAGAAAACCGTCTGATGGGCTGGGCGCGCCGCGTGTATGCGCCGCTGCTCGAACGCGTGCTGGCCGCGCCCGCCGTGGTGTTGACGTTTGCCGCGGTAGCCGTATCGGTCTCGCTGGTGGCTGCCACGCGCCTGGGCGCAGAGTTTGTTCCCAACCTGAACGAAGGCGATCTTTCCATTCAGGCCATGCGCGTGCCGGGCACGGGCCTGGCGCAATCGCTGGACATGCAGATGCAGATCGAGCGCGCGCTCAAGGCTAAGTTTCCCGAGATCGAGCGTGTGTTCGCGCGCACAGGCACCGCAGAAGTCGCGACCGACGTGATGCCGCCCAGCATCTCCGACGGCTACATCATGCTCAAGCCCGAGCGCGACTGGCCGGCCGGCGCCGATGGCAAACGCCGCAACCGGGATCAGTTGCTCGCCGACATTCGTGCCACGGTGGAAGCACTGCCCGGCAATGCGTACGAGTTCTCGCAGCCGATTCAGCTGCGCTTCAACGAGCTGATCTCGGGCGTGCGCAGCGACGTGGCTGTCAAGCTTTTCGGCGATGACATGGGCGTGCTTGAGGCGCAGGCCAGGATCATTGCCGCGCAGCTCGGCAAGCTGGCCGGTGCCACCGAGGTGAAGATCGAACAGACCGGCGGACTGCCTTTCCTGAACGTCGACATTGATCGCGACAAGGCTGCACGCTACGGCCTCTCCATCGGTGCGATTCAGGACACGGTGTCGGCGGCCATCGGCGGTAAGGATGCGGGCACGGTATTCCAGGGCGACCGTCGTTTCGGCATTGTCGTGCGGTTGCCGGAAACCGCACGCAGTGATCCGGCAGCACTGGGCCGCCTGCCGCTGGCGTTGCCCAACGGGCAGGGTTACGTGCCGCTGTCGGATGTCGCCACGCTCAACGAAATCACGGGCCCCAACCAGGTCAGCCGCGAAGACGGCAAGCGCCGCATCGTCGTCAGCGCAAATGTGCGTGGGCGCGACATCGCCTCGTTTGTGGAGGAAGCGCAGGCGGTGCTCGATGCGCAGGTGCGCCTGCCGGCCGGTTACTGGATGGCGTGGGGCGGGCAGTTCGAGCAGTTGCGGTCGGCCACCGGGCGCCTGCAGATCGTGGTGCCGCTGGCGCTGGCCATGGTGCTCACGCTGCTGTTCATGATGTTCGGCAACCTGAAGGACGGTTTGCTGGTGTTCTCCGGTATTCCGTTCGCGCTGTCGGGCGGCATTCTGGCGCTGGCGTTGCGCGGTATTCCGCTGTCGATTTCAGCGGCGGTGGGCTTCATCGCGCTGTCGGGCGTGGCGGTGCTCAACGGGCTGGTGATGCTGAGCTTTATCCGCAGCCTGCGAGAGAACGGCAAGTCGGTCGACGAGGCCGTGCGTGAGGGCGCCCTCACACGCTTGCGCCCGGTGTTGATGACCGCGCTGGTGGCGTCGCTCGGCTTCGTGCCGATGGCGCTGGCAACCGGTACGGGCGCGGAGGTGCAGCGTCCGCTGGCCACGGTGGTGATCGGAGGGATTCTGTCGTCGACGGCGCTGACGCTGCTGGTGTTGCCGGTGCTGTATCGGCTGGCCTATCGACGGGAGGGCGGACGAGAAGGCGCCACGGCGCAGGCGGATTCGGCAGTGCCGTCCGCTGCGCCGTGA
- a CDS encoding HIT family protein produces the protein MPDATYDNQNIFAKILRGELPCIKVYEDDHTIAFMDIMPQADGHVLVLPKEGAAELFDLSDDAASAAIRTTRKLARAVRAAFTPPGIAVFQLNGSAAGQTVPHVHFHVLPRYSDTPLQPHARVQADSDKLKAHAEKIIAALQAE, from the coding sequence ATGCCTGACGCGACTTACGACAACCAGAACATTTTCGCCAAGATCCTGCGCGGCGAGCTGCCGTGCATCAAGGTGTACGAAGACGACCACACCATCGCTTTCATGGACATCATGCCGCAGGCCGACGGCCACGTGCTGGTGCTGCCCAAGGAAGGCGCGGCAGAGCTGTTCGACCTGTCGGATGATGCTGCATCGGCCGCCATCCGCACCACGCGCAAGCTGGCGCGCGCCGTGCGCGCTGCGTTCACGCCGCCGGGCATCGCGGTCTTCCAGCTCAACGGCAGCGCTGCCGGGCAGACGGTGCCGCATGTGCACTTTCACGTGCTGCCGCGCTACAGCGATACGCCGCTGCAACCCCACGCCCGCGTGCAGGCCGACAGCGACAAGCTCAAGGCCCACGCCGAGAAGATCATCGCCGCACTGCAAGCGGAATAA
- a CDS encoding TetR/AcrR family transcriptional regulator, with product MPKPSLQIDEHDEAVEVDADSASPAAPRTQLTPDDWVRAATDLLVTKSIDAVRVDVLAKQLDVTRGSFYWHFKNRDDLLHQVLQDWSERTRVGPKLERQNPSVQGLVRDLLALPFRGRSARRTAMIEFAIRAWARRDPMAQEAVEAVDEHRMDYYVQHFQAIGFARKDAKTRAFMLYAYQLSEATLWHQGSKPDKDARRRFFEDTLLAGAPSEGSSAPSQE from the coding sequence ATGCCAAAGCCATCCCTGCAGATCGACGAACACGACGAAGCCGTCGAAGTCGATGCCGATTCCGCCTCCCCCGCCGCGCCGCGTACACAGCTCACGCCTGACGACTGGGTGCGCGCCGCTACCGATCTGCTGGTGACAAAGAGCATCGATGCCGTGCGCGTGGACGTGCTTGCCAAGCAGCTGGACGTGACGCGCGGCAGCTTCTACTGGCACTTCAAGAACCGCGACGATCTGCTGCACCAGGTATTGCAGGACTGGAGCGAGCGCACGCGCGTGGGCCCCAAGCTGGAGCGGCAAAACCCGTCGGTGCAGGGCCTGGTGCGCGATCTGCTCGCGCTGCCGTTTCGCGGACGCAGCGCCCGCCGCACAGCCATGATCGAATTCGCCATCCGTGCCTGGGCGCGGCGCGACCCGATGGCGCAAGAAGCCGTCGAAGCGGTGGACGAGCATCGCATGGACTACTACGTCCAGCATTTCCAGGCGATCGGCTTTGCGCGCAAGGACGCCAAGACGCGCGCCTTCATGCTCTACGCCTACCAGCTATCGGAGGCCACGCTCTGGCACCAGGGCAGCAAGCCCGACAAGGACGCGCGCCGCCGCTTCTTTGAAGACACGCTGCTCGCGGGTGCACCCTCTGAAGGTTCGTCCGCCCCGTCGCAGGAATAA
- a CDS encoding MFS transporter, which translates to MPESPAFHTSDLPSRLDRLPWSRFHTRVVIALGITWLLDGLEVTLAGAVAGALKQSPALHLTNAQVGIASSAYLVGAVFGALLFGWMTDRLGRRKLFFITLGVYILATLATAFSWSFASLVVFRVLTGAGIGGEYAAINSTIQELTPARVRGWTDLAINGTFWIGAALGAGASLWLLDPAHMNIDTGWRLCFFIGALLGLIILVMRFWIPESPRWLITRGRHEEAQTIVQDIESEIAARGHRFDTAPLPALRMRRRGHPRLMEVARVLFMQHRQRALVGLALMAAQAFFYNAIFFTYALVLTDFYDVPATKVGTYLLPFALGNFLGPLLLGRLFDVVGRRTMIAATYAISGVLLLASGALFKAGVLDGTTQTIAWTVVFFFASAAASSAYLTVSETFPLEVRALAIALFYAVGTGLGGVAGPALFGWLIDTHSRGAVFGGYAFGAVLMLLAAAVQACWGTAAERKPLEHVAAPLSVDDSPA; encoded by the coding sequence ATGCCCGAATCGCCAGCCTTTCACACATCCGACCTGCCCAGCCGGCTCGATCGCCTGCCGTGGAGCCGCTTTCACACGCGCGTGGTCATTGCGCTGGGCATTACGTGGCTGCTCGACGGCCTGGAGGTGACACTGGCCGGTGCTGTGGCGGGCGCACTCAAGCAAAGCCCTGCCCTGCATCTCACCAACGCGCAGGTCGGCATTGCCAGCAGCGCATACCTGGTCGGGGCGGTGTTCGGTGCGCTGCTGTTCGGCTGGATGACGGACCGACTCGGCCGTCGCAAGCTGTTCTTCATCACGTTGGGCGTCTACATCCTGGCCACGCTGGCCACGGCGTTCTCATGGAGCTTTGCCAGCCTGGTCGTGTTTCGGGTGCTCACAGGCGCAGGCATCGGCGGTGAATACGCGGCCATCAACTCGACCATCCAGGAGCTGACGCCGGCACGCGTGCGCGGCTGGACTGACCTCGCCATCAACGGCACGTTCTGGATCGGTGCCGCGTTGGGCGCAGGTGCATCGTTGTGGCTGCTGGATCCCGCGCACATGAACATCGATACCGGCTGGCGGCTGTGCTTCTTCATCGGCGCCCTGCTGGGGCTCATCATCCTGGTGATGCGTTTCTGGATTCCGGAAAGCCCGCGCTGGCTCATCACGCGCGGCCGGCACGAAGAAGCACAGACCATCGTGCAGGACATCGAAAGCGAAATTGCCGCACGCGGCCATCGCTTCGATACCGCGCCGCTGCCTGCATTGCGCATGCGCCGCCGCGGCCATCCACGCTTGATGGAAGTCGCACGCGTGCTGTTCATGCAGCACCGGCAACGCGCGCTGGTGGGCCTCGCGCTGATGGCGGCACAGGCGTTTTTCTACAACGCGATTTTCTTCACCTACGCGCTGGTGCTGACGGATTTTTATGACGTGCCCGCAACGAAGGTCGGCACATACCTGCTGCCGTTCGCACTGGGCAATTTTCTCGGGCCGCTGCTGCTCGGGCGATTGTTTGACGTGGTGGGCCGGCGCACGATGATTGCAGCGACCTACGCAATCAGCGGCGTGCTGTTGCTGGCAAGCGGCGCGCTGTTCAAGGCCGGTGTGCTTGATGGCACCACGCAGACCATCGCGTGGACCGTGGTGTTCTTCTTTGCATCGGCCGCTGCCAGCTCGGCATATCTGACAGTGAGCGAAACCTTTCCGCTTGAGGTGCGCGCGCTGGCCATTGCGCTGTTCTATGCCGTGGGCACGGGGCTTGGCGGCGTGGCCGGGCCCGCGCTGTTCGGCTGGCTGATCGATACGCACTCGCGCGGCGCCGTGTTCGGCGGCTACGCGTTCGGCGCCGTGCTGATGCTGCTTGCGGCCGCGGTGCAGGCTTGCTGGGGGACGGCAGCCGAACGCAAACCCCTGGAACACGTGGCTGCGCCGCTGTCGGTGGACGACAGCCCGGCTTGA
- a CDS encoding 2-hydroxyacid dehydrogenase: protein MQPTLLLLIAMTPDNVAQIAEHFHVIHAPTRAERDAAIAREGKNVRIVLTNGSTGLTGAEIAAMPELELACALGAGYENIDVEAARARGVVVANGAGTNDACVADHAFGLLLATVRGIPKLDRSTRNGVWRDDIPLQPGVCGKRLGIVGLGTIGMQIARRAAGFDMQIGYHNRKPRDGVSYRYFDALKDMAEWADFLIVATPGGAQTKHLVNQTILEALGPNGYVVNIARGSVMDTAALEAAIRAGKLGGAGLDVYESEPKPPAGLLDLEQVVLTPHIAGWSPESVQATVDRFLENARGHLAGTGVVSPV, encoded by the coding sequence ATGCAACCGACCCTGCTGCTCCTCATTGCGATGACGCCCGATAACGTGGCGCAGATCGCTGAACATTTCCACGTCATCCATGCACCCACCCGCGCCGAACGCGATGCCGCCATCGCGCGCGAGGGGAAAAACGTCCGCATCGTGCTGACCAATGGCTCGACGGGCCTGACCGGTGCAGAGATCGCCGCGATGCCCGAGCTGGAGCTCGCCTGCGCGCTGGGCGCGGGCTACGAGAACATCGATGTAGAGGCCGCCCGCGCCCGCGGCGTGGTGGTGGCCAACGGCGCCGGCACCAACGACGCCTGCGTGGCCGACCACGCCTTTGGCTTGCTGCTGGCCACCGTGCGCGGCATTCCCAAGCTGGACCGGTCCACACGCAACGGCGTCTGGCGCGACGACATTCCGCTGCAGCCCGGCGTATGCGGCAAGCGCCTGGGCATCGTGGGTCTCGGCACCATCGGCATGCAGATCGCGCGCCGCGCTGCCGGCTTCGACATGCAGATCGGCTATCACAACCGCAAGCCACGCGACGGCGTGTCGTACCGCTACTTCGATGCGCTCAAGGACATGGCCGAGTGGGCCGACTTCCTGATCGTTGCCACGCCGGGCGGTGCGCAGACCAAGCACCTCGTCAACCAGACGATCCTGGAAGCGCTGGGCCCCAACGGCTACGTGGTCAACATTGCGCGCGGCAGCGTGATGGATACGGCGGCACTGGAAGCGGCCATCCGCGCAGGCAAGCTGGGTGGCGCGGGGCTGGATGTGTATGAGAGCGAGCCCAAGCCGCCGGCCGGGCTGCTGGACCTGGAGCAGGTCGTTCTGACGCCGCACATTGCCGGCTGGTCGCCGGAATCGGTGCAGGCTACGGTGGATCGCTTTCTGGAGAACGCCCGCGGACATCTGGCGGGCACAGGCGTGGTGTCCCCGGTCTAA